Proteins from a genomic interval of Streptomyces fodineus:
- a CDS encoding DUF5682 family protein, protein MTDDTRWPKAYDSGPLLLGVRHHGPGSARAVRTALNAARPAAVLIEGPPEADALIPLAADPDLRPPVALLAHAVDEPGRSAFWPFAGFSPEWVAIRWALEHDVPAHFIDLPAAHTLAWEEEEKDAENEKGEEKEKEKEAESREQVRVDPLAVLAETAGYDDPERWWEDVVEHRGPGERDPFAPFAALEEAMGALRERYGDGGHARDLVREAHMRLRLRAARKEFGDELAVVCGAWHVPALREKTTVTADRSLLKGLPRVKTDLTWVPWTHRRLARSSGYGAGIDSPGWYGHLFHAPDRPVERWLTRVARLLREEDRIVSSAHVIEAVRLAETLAALRGRPLPGLSETTDAVRAVMGDGSDVPLALVHDRLVVGDVLGEVPESAPAVPLQRDLARQQRSLRLKPEALERELELDLRGDTDAGRSRLLHRLRLLGVGWGEPARSRGSTGTFRETWRLRWEPELSVRVAEAGVWGTTVPAAARAKAEADATAARTLADVTALAEQCLLAGLPDALPVVMRVLTDRAALDADVGHLAQALPALVRSLRYGDVRGTDTGALAGVAAGLAERVFVGLPPACAALDTDAAEEMRGHVDAVHTAVGLLAETSAGAAAAAGAGTGVAGQGGADADAGAGAGAGAGATGPGRDAGGGERAGAAVSAGAGGRAGTGAGQGDLRDRWRAVLRTLSVRDSVPGVLRGRAVRLLLDDGELGAEEAARLMGLALSPGTPPSDAAAWIEGFVGGGGGLLLVHDERLLGLVDGWLTGVTAEAFTDVLPLLRRTFAAYEPGVRRTLGELVRRGPADRAAGRTAHGVVPPGFATEPDTDRADAVLPVLRLLLGLEDQADRDQADCASVHRGPAGRQTVVRQKPEPRAAVTGSAMAGPVDCVLVESDPIGRRAFALQEPVPGPAEGGAAEAGLAGAGRADRDQAECASVHRGLAGRQASAWQKPESGATERDPAWSGPVGVGTVESAAVCGDPTDDNSLAGVGTW, encoded by the coding sequence ATGACCGACGACACCCGCTGGCCCAAGGCCTATGATTCCGGGCCGCTTCTGCTGGGCGTGCGGCACCACGGTCCCGGCTCCGCCCGCGCGGTGCGCACGGCCCTGAACGCCGCCCGGCCCGCCGCTGTCCTGATCGAGGGCCCGCCCGAGGCCGACGCACTGATCCCGCTGGCCGCCGACCCGGATCTCCGGCCCCCGGTCGCCCTGCTCGCCCATGCCGTGGACGAGCCAGGCCGTTCGGCGTTCTGGCCGTTCGCCGGGTTCAGCCCCGAATGGGTGGCGATCCGCTGGGCCCTGGAGCACGACGTCCCGGCCCACTTCATCGACCTGCCGGCCGCGCACACGCTCGCCTGGGAGGAGGAAGAGAAGGATGCAGAGAACGAAAAGGGGGAGGAGAAGGAGAAGGAGAAGGAGGCGGAATCCCGGGAGCAGGTTCGCGTCGACCCGCTCGCCGTCCTCGCCGAGACCGCCGGATACGACGATCCCGAGCGTTGGTGGGAGGACGTCGTCGAGCACCGGGGGCCGGGGGAGCGGGACCCGTTCGCGCCGTTCGCCGCCCTGGAGGAGGCCATGGGCGCACTCCGCGAGCGGTACGGCGACGGTGGGCACGCCCGGGACCTCGTCCGCGAGGCGCACATGCGGCTCCGGCTGCGCGCGGCACGCAAGGAGTTCGGGGACGAGCTGGCCGTGGTCTGCGGGGCCTGGCATGTGCCCGCGCTGCGCGAGAAGACCACCGTCACCGCCGACCGATCCCTGCTGAAGGGGCTGCCCAGGGTCAAGACCGACCTGACCTGGGTGCCCTGGACCCACCGCAGGCTGGCCCGGTCCAGCGGGTACGGCGCGGGCATCGACTCGCCGGGCTGGTACGGCCATCTGTTCCACGCCCCCGACCGGCCGGTCGAGCGATGGCTGACCAGGGTGGCGCGGCTGCTGCGCGAGGAGGACCGGATCGTGTCCTCCGCCCACGTCATCGAGGCCGTCCGGCTCGCCGAGACCCTGGCGGCGCTGCGCGGCCGTCCGCTGCCCGGACTGAGCGAGACCACCGACGCCGTGCGCGCGGTGATGGGCGACGGCTCGGACGTGCCACTGGCGCTGGTGCACGACCGGCTGGTGGTCGGGGACGTCCTCGGCGAGGTCCCGGAGTCGGCGCCGGCGGTGCCGCTCCAGCGGGACCTGGCCCGGCAGCAGCGTTCGCTGCGGCTCAAGCCGGAGGCGCTGGAGCGCGAACTGGAGCTGGACCTGCGGGGCGACACCGACGCCGGCCGCAGCAGGCTGCTGCACCGGCTGCGGCTGCTCGGCGTCGGCTGGGGCGAGCCCGCGCGGTCGCGGGGGAGCACGGGCACGTTCCGGGAGACCTGGCGGCTGCGGTGGGAGCCGGAGCTGTCGGTGCGGGTCGCCGAGGCGGGCGTGTGGGGGACGACCGTGCCGGCCGCGGCACGGGCCAAGGCCGAGGCGGACGCGACGGCCGCGCGCACCCTCGCCGACGTCACCGCGCTCGCCGAGCAGTGCCTGCTGGCCGGTCTGCCGGACGCCCTGCCGGTCGTCATGCGGGTGCTCACCGACCGGGCCGCGCTCGACGCGGACGTCGGCCATCTCGCCCAGGCCCTGCCCGCCCTGGTCCGCTCCCTGCGCTACGGCGATGTGCGCGGCACCGACACCGGCGCGCTGGCCGGCGTCGCCGCGGGCCTCGCCGAACGCGTCTTCGTCGGACTGCCCCCGGCGTGCGCGGCACTCGACACGGACGCGGCGGAGGAGATGCGCGGGCATGTGGACGCCGTGCATACGGCGGTGGGGTTGCTGGCGGAGACGTCGGCCGGGGCGGCTGCGGCTGCCGGTGCGGGCACGGGTGTTGCCGGCCAGGGCGGTGCGGATGCCGATGCCGGAGCTGGTGCTGGTGCTGGTGCTGGTGCCACCGGCCCCGGCCGGGACGCAGGCGGCGGAGAGCGTGCCGGTGCCGCGGTGAGTGCCGGCGCGGGTGGCCGTGCCGGCACCGGTGCCGGACAAGGCGATCTGCGTGACCGCTGGCGGGCCGTGCTGCGGACCTTGTCCGTGCGTGACAGCGTGCCCGGCGTGCTTCGGGGGCGGGCGGTGCGATTGCTGCTGGACGACGGTGAGTTGGGGGCCGAGGAGGCGGCGCGGCTGATGGGGCTGGCGCTGTCGCCCGGTACGCCGCCCTCCGACGCGGCCGCCTGGATCGAGGGCTTCGTCGGCGGCGGAGGCGGACTGCTGCTGGTGCACGACGAGCGGCTGCTCGGCCTGGTGGACGGCTGGCTGACGGGGGTGACGGCGGAGGCGTTCACGGACGTACTGCCGCTGCTGCGCCGCACGTTCGCGGCGTATGAGCCGGGGGTGCGCAGAACGCTCGGCGAACTGGTCCGGCGCGGACCGGCAGACCGCGCGGCCGGCCGGACCGCCCACGGAGTCGTGCCCCCCGGCTTCGCGACCGAGCCGGACACCGACCGCGCCGACGCCGTGCTGCCGGTACTGCGCCTCCTGCTCGGACTGGAGGACCAGGCCGACCGGGACCAGGCCGACTGCGCCTCGGTCCACAGGGGCCCCGCCGGGCGTCAGACGGTCGTCCGGCAGAAGCCTGAGCCAAGGGCGGCCGTGACGGGGTCGGCCATGGCAGGGCCGGTCGACTGTGTCCTGGTCGAGAGTGACCCGATCGGGCGCCGGGCGTTCGCGCTGCAGGAGCCTGTGCCAGGGCCGGCCGAGGGGGGAGCGGCCGAGGCGGGGCTGGCCGGGGCGGGGAGGGCCGACCGGGACCAGGCCGAGTGTGCCTCGGTCCACAGGGGCCTCGCCGGGCGTCAGGCGTCCGCGTGGCAGAAGCCGGAGTCAGGGGCGACCGAGCGCGACCCAGCCTGGAGTGGTCCGGTCGGCGTGGGGACGGTCGAGTCGGCCGCGGTCTGCGGCGACCCAACGGACGACAACAGCCTTGCGGGGGTGGGGACATGGTGA
- a CDS encoding ATP-binding protein, translating into MPATSASVRPTTAQPSNSESAQALRPHAEHTFAAELTALAAQDDRPRPARWKLSPWAVATYLLGGTLPDGTVITPKYVGPRRIIEVAVTTLATDRALLLLGVPGTAKTWVSEHLAAAVSGDSTLLVQGTAGTPEEAIRYGWNYAQLLAHGPSRDALVPSPVMRAMAEGMTARVEELTRIPADVQDTLITILSEKTLPVPELGQEVQAVRGFNLIATANDRDRGVNELSSALRRRFNTVVLPLPESADAEVDIVTRRVEQIGRSLDLPAAPDGIEEIRRVVTVFRELRDGITADGRTKLKSPSGTLSTAEAISVVTNGLALSTHFGDGVLRPGDVAAGILGAVVRDPAADRVVWQEYLETVVREREGWTDFYRACREVGA; encoded by the coding sequence ATGCCTGCCACATCCGCGTCCGTGCGACCGACGACCGCCCAACCGAGCAACAGCGAGAGCGCGCAGGCGCTCCGACCGCACGCCGAGCACACCTTCGCCGCCGAACTCACCGCACTCGCCGCACAGGACGACCGCCCGCGCCCGGCCCGCTGGAAGCTGTCGCCGTGGGCGGTGGCGACGTATCTGCTCGGCGGCACCCTGCCGGACGGCACGGTGATCACACCCAAGTACGTGGGCCCGCGCCGGATCATCGAGGTCGCCGTCACCACACTCGCCACCGACCGCGCCCTGCTCCTGCTCGGCGTGCCCGGCACCGCCAAGACCTGGGTGTCGGAGCACCTGGCGGCGGCGGTCAGCGGCGACTCCACCCTGCTGGTGCAGGGCACCGCCGGCACCCCGGAGGAGGCGATCCGGTACGGCTGGAACTACGCGCAGCTGCTCGCGCACGGCCCGAGCCGCGACGCCCTCGTGCCCAGCCCCGTCATGCGCGCCATGGCCGAGGGCATGACGGCCCGCGTGGAAGAGCTGACCCGAATCCCGGCCGATGTCCAGGACACGCTGATCACGATCCTGTCCGAGAAGACCCTGCCCGTCCCCGAGCTGGGTCAGGAGGTCCAGGCGGTCCGCGGGTTCAATCTCATCGCCACCGCCAACGACCGGGACAGAGGGGTCAACGAGCTGTCCAGCGCGCTGCGTCGCCGCTTCAACACCGTGGTGCTGCCGCTGCCGGAGAGCGCCGACGCCGAGGTCGACATCGTCACCCGCCGGGTCGAGCAGATCGGCCGCTCCCTCGACCTGCCGGCCGCGCCCGACGGCATCGAGGAGATCCGCCGGGTCGTGACCGTCTTCCGCGAGCTGCGCGACGGCATCACCGCCGACGGCCGCACGAAGCTGAAGTCGCCCAGCGGCACGCTGTCCACGGCCGAGGCGATCTCCGTCGTCACCAACGGTCTGGCGCTGTCCACGCACTTCGGCGACGGCGTGCTGCGCCCGGGCGATGTCGCCGCCGGCATCCTCGGCGCGGTCGTGCGCGACCCGGCGGCCGACCGGGTCGTCTGGCAGGAATATCTGGAGACCGTCGTCCGCGAGCGCGAGGGCTGGACGGACTTCTACCGCGCGTGCCGGGAGGTCGGCGCATGA
- a CDS encoding SWIM zinc finger family protein — protein MTEQGVRWTAEQVLSLAPDVASRRAGGKLGTAGPWSEAGSGEGTVWGLCKGTGSRPYQTVVDLADTSGPAYTCSCPSRKFPCKHALGLLLLWAGGDGAVPASAEPPDWAEQWLAGRRQRAENKQPRDEGSPGSGSADPEAARRRAERRAERVTAGATELEQRLADLLRGGLAAAEQAGYGLWDETAARMVDAQAPGLAARVRELGAIPASGAGWPARLLEECALLHLLDQGWLRRDRLPDSLAATVRSRLGLPAAADGAPVRDRWLVLAQYDTVDPKLTTRRIWLYGAASGHTRLLLSYGAAGRAPELSLPTGLVLDAELSAYPGAGQSRSALGERFAPPAPAAFRPPGTTTAEAAARYGNALCDDPWLESVPVTLDRVIPVPDGDLWQLADADTDSALPLTRAARSRPGLWRLVALSGGAPVTVFGECGHRGFTPLTAWPEGTGEAVPLC, from the coding sequence ATGACTGAGCAGGGGGTGCGCTGGACCGCGGAACAGGTGCTGTCACTGGCGCCTGACGTCGCGTCACGCAGAGCGGGAGGCAAGCTCGGCACGGCCGGTCCGTGGTCCGAGGCGGGGAGTGGGGAGGGGACGGTGTGGGGGCTGTGCAAGGGCACCGGCAGCAGGCCGTATCAGACGGTGGTCGACCTCGCGGACACGTCCGGACCGGCGTACACGTGCAGTTGCCCGAGCCGTAAGTTCCCGTGCAAGCACGCGCTCGGGCTGCTCCTGCTGTGGGCGGGCGGCGACGGTGCGGTGCCTGCGTCCGCCGAGCCGCCTGACTGGGCCGAGCAGTGGCTCGCGGGCAGACGCCAGCGGGCCGAGAACAAGCAGCCCCGGGACGAGGGGAGTCCGGGGTCCGGGTCCGCCGATCCGGAGGCGGCGCGGCGGCGCGCCGAACGCCGGGCCGAACGGGTCACCGCAGGCGCGACGGAGCTGGAGCAGCGCCTCGCGGACCTGCTGCGCGGCGGCCTGGCCGCGGCCGAACAGGCGGGGTACGGACTGTGGGACGAGACGGCGGCCCGCATGGTCGACGCGCAGGCGCCCGGACTCGCCGCGCGGGTGAGGGAGTTGGGGGCGATTCCGGCGTCCGGCGCGGGCTGGCCGGCCCGGCTGCTGGAGGAGTGCGCGCTGCTGCACCTGCTCGACCAGGGCTGGCTGCGCCGCGACCGGCTGCCGGACTCCCTCGCGGCCACGGTCCGCTCCCGGCTGGGCCTGCCCGCCGCGGCCGACGGTGCTCCGGTCCGCGACCGCTGGCTGGTCCTCGCCCAGTACGACACGGTGGATCCGAAACTGACGACCCGCCGGATATGGCTGTACGGCGCGGCATCGGGCCACACGCGGCTGCTGCTGTCCTACGGCGCGGCCGGCCGGGCTCCGGAGTTGTCCCTGCCGACCGGCCTGGTCCTGGATGCGGAGCTGTCCGCCTATCCGGGCGCCGGCCAGTCCCGGTCCGCTCTGGGCGAGCGGTTCGCCCCGCCCGCTCCGGCCGCGTTCCGCCCCCCGGGCACGACCACGGCCGAGGCGGCGGCCCGGTACGGCAACGCGCTGTGTGACGACCCCTGGCTGGAGTCGGTCCCGGTGACCCTGGACCGGGTGATACCGGTGCCGGACGGCGACCTGTGGCAACTGGCCGATGCCGACACGGACTCCGCCCTCCCCCTGACCCGGGCGGCCCGCTCCCGCCCCGGCCTGTGGCGACTGGTCGCCCTGTCCGGCGGTGCCCCGGTCACGGTCTTCGGCGAGTGCGGCCACCGCGGCTTCACCCCGCTCACGGCCTGGCCGGAGGGCACGGGCGAGGCGGTGCCACTGTGCTGA
- a CDS encoding DUF5691 domain-containing protein produces the protein MNGTSSTDGDAAASAGSWEDLVTTALLGTGRRPAAYGGPGREAPLALLDEAAVATVRRRAGLRPARAARRPEPAPADPRPALPAAAARRLAALLADRSGGGSGGRRGSSPDLMELLPQWLAAANAHGYAAPAQTLPALLDAARGRTDLRPAALAFAGPRALWLARLNADWRFALRAAPGGGAALPDPGDAEAVHRLWQEGLFAERVALLGALRAGTPAFARELLASTWPTERAEDRLMFLDSLRTGLSAADEPFLEQALGDRSRNVRATAAELLSALPASALAARMAERGAACVALDRTGSSPAIVVEAPLECDSGMERDGVLATPPAGRGERSWWLGQLVESAPLGTWPGRLGGRTAREIVALPVVDGWQGELHAAWCRAAVRQRDAEWSRALLGSPSAPEAGGPGAVSLAERAKLLATLEPAERAGWVAGFIATHGLSEAFQLLGVCAVPWAPPLGRAVVDALNIARDAGSYPWSFSGVMGLAERCLDPAEATRLEALLAIPDEREDAAPGAGGYWAEAFQRLVTTLRLRAEMAGELAPAGTNSPWGP, from the coding sequence ATGAACGGGACGAGCTCGACCGACGGGGACGCCGCGGCCTCGGCAGGCTCCTGGGAAGACCTGGTCACCACCGCTCTCCTCGGCACCGGCCGGCGGCCCGCGGCGTACGGCGGGCCCGGGCGGGAGGCCCCGCTGGCGCTGCTGGACGAGGCCGCCGTGGCGACCGTACGGCGGCGGGCCGGGTTGCGGCCCGCGCGGGCGGCGCGGCGGCCGGAACCGGCGCCCGCGGATCCGCGCCCGGCCTTGCCCGCCGCGGCGGCCCGCAGACTCGCCGCGTTGCTGGCCGACCGCTCCGGCGGCGGGAGCGGTGGCCGCCGGGGCAGCTCGCCGGACCTGATGGAGCTGCTCCCGCAGTGGCTCGCGGCGGCCAACGCGCACGGCTACGCGGCGCCGGCGCAGACGTTGCCCGCCCTGCTGGACGCGGCCCGGGGCCGTACGGACCTGCGACCGGCGGCGCTGGCGTTCGCGGGCCCGCGGGCCCTGTGGCTGGCCCGGCTGAACGCGGACTGGCGCTTCGCCCTGCGCGCGGCCCCCGGCGGTGGCGCCGCGCTGCCCGACCCGGGGGACGCCGAGGCGGTGCACCGGCTGTGGCAGGAGGGGCTGTTCGCCGAGCGGGTGGCCCTGCTGGGTGCGCTGCGCGCCGGCACGCCCGCGTTCGCGCGCGAGCTGCTCGCATCGACCTGGCCGACGGAGCGGGCGGAGGACCGGCTGATGTTCCTCGACTCGCTGCGTACGGGCCTGTCCGCCGCGGACGAGCCGTTCCTGGAGCAGGCACTGGGCGACCGCAGCCGCAATGTGCGGGCGACGGCGGCGGAACTGCTGTCGGCGCTGCCCGCTTCGGCGCTCGCCGCCCGCATGGCCGAACGCGGCGCGGCATGTGTGGCCCTCGACCGTACCGGGAGCTCGCCGGCGATCGTGGTGGAAGCGCCGCTCGAGTGCGACTCCGGCATGGAGCGCGACGGTGTGCTGGCCACACCTCCCGCGGGCAGAGGGGAACGGTCATGGTGGCTGGGTCAGTTGGTGGAGTCCGCCCCGCTCGGCACATGGCCGGGACGGCTCGGCGGACGGACGGCGCGGGAGATCGTGGCGCTGCCGGTGGTGGACGGCTGGCAGGGCGAGCTGCACGCGGCCTGGTGCCGGGCCGCGGTGCGGCAGCGGGACGCCGAGTGGTCGAGGGCGCTGCTGGGCTCGCCGTCGGCACCGGAGGCCGGCGGGCCGGGCGCGGTGTCACTGGCGGAGCGGGCGAAGCTGCTGGCCACCCTGGAGCCTGCGGAACGGGCCGGGTGGGTGGCCGGGTTCATCGCGACACACGGTCTGTCGGAGGCGTTCCAGCTGCTCGGGGTGTGCGCGGTGCCCTGGGCTCCGCCGCTGGGCCGGGCGGTCGTGGACGCACTCAACATCGCCCGGGACGCGGGCAGTTACCCATGGAGCTTCAGCGGTGTGATGGGCCTGGCCGAACGCTGCCTGGACCCCGCGGAGGCCACCCGGCTGGAGGCGCTGCTGGCGATACCCGACGAAAGGGAGGACGCGGCGCCGGGTGCCGGAGGCTACTGGGCGGAGGCCTTCCAGCGGCTGGTCACCACACTGCGGTTGCGGGCGGAGATGGCCGGGGAATTGGCTCCGGCCGGCACAAACAGCCCGTGGGGCCCTTGA
- a CDS encoding cobalamin B12-binding domain-containing protein, translating to MGVAAGPIRVVVAKPGLDGHDRGAKVIARALRDAGMEVIYTGLHQTPEQIVDTAIQEDADAIGLSILSGAHNTLFAAVIDLLKEREAEDILVFGGGIIPEEDIPPLKEKGVAEIFTPGATTTSIVEWVRENVRVPPAVEPTVR from the coding sequence ATGGGTGTGGCAGCCGGTCCGATCCGCGTGGTGGTCGCCAAACCGGGGCTCGACGGCCACGATCGCGGGGCCAAGGTCATCGCGCGTGCCCTGCGCGACGCCGGTATGGAGGTCATCTACACCGGGCTCCACCAGACGCCGGAGCAGATCGTCGACACCGCCATCCAGGAGGACGCCGACGCGATCGGCCTGTCCATCCTCTCCGGCGCGCACAACACGCTGTTCGCCGCGGTGATCGACCTGCTCAAGGAGCGCGAGGCCGAGGACATCCTGGTCTTCGGCGGCGGCATCATCCCGGAGGAGGACATTCCGCCGCTGAAGGAGAAGGGCGTCGCGGAGATCTTCACGCCGGGGGCGACGACCACGTCGATCGTGGAGTGGGTGCGGGAGAATGTGCGAGTGCCTCCGGCGGTTGAGCCGACGGTTCGGTGA
- a CDS encoding lipase family alpha/beta hydrolase, with protein MKVTGVLPLFLPFCRRLWPDRLAGISVALLKATALEAAILAGHLLLYPTGLTQERRYAALPARGGTAQLPVRSGPPVVLLHGFIDNRSVFVLLRRNLAQHGGQHVVSLNYSPLTCDIRAAAELLGRHIEEICERTGSERVDIVGHSLGGLIARYYAQCLGGDLRVRILVTLGTPHSGTSAAPLADAHPIVRQMRPGSKVIEELARPAPGCRTRFVSFWSDLDSVMVPLETACLEHPDLDAQNIRVTGIGHLALPVHPAVAAGIREALDTAHAGDRIADGLTVA; from the coding sequence ATGAAGGTCACCGGGGTACTGCCGCTCTTTCTCCCGTTCTGCCGCCGCCTGTGGCCCGACAGACTCGCCGGAATCTCCGTGGCGCTGCTGAAGGCGACCGCCCTCGAGGCCGCGATTCTGGCCGGGCACCTCCTGCTGTATCCGACCGGCCTCACCCAGGAACGCCGCTACGCCGCCCTGCCCGCCCGCGGGGGCACCGCCCAGCTGCCGGTGCGCTCAGGCCCGCCGGTGGTGCTGCTGCATGGTTTCATCGACAACCGCTCGGTGTTCGTGCTGCTGCGCCGCAACCTCGCCCAGCACGGCGGGCAGCATGTCGTATCGCTCAACTACTCCCCGCTGACCTGCGACATCCGCGCGGCCGCCGAGTTACTCGGCCGGCACATAGAGGAGATCTGCGAGCGCACCGGAAGCGAGCGGGTCGACATCGTGGGGCACAGCCTCGGCGGCCTGATCGCCCGTTATTACGCGCAGTGTCTGGGGGGCGACCTGCGGGTCCGTATCCTCGTCACGCTGGGTACACCGCACTCGGGGACCAGCGCGGCCCCGCTGGCCGACGCCCATCCGATCGTGCGGCAGATGCGGCCCGGTTCGAAGGTGATCGAGGAGCTTGCCCGGCCCGCGCCCGGCTGCCGTACGCGGTTCGTCAGCTTCTGGAGCGACCTGGACTCCGTGATGGTCCCGCTGGAGACGGCCTGCCTGGAGCACCCCGACCTCGACGCGCAGAACATCCGGGTGACCGGCATCGGACATCTCGCCCTGCCCGTGCACCCGGCCGTCGCGGCCGGGATACGCGAGGCCCTCGACACCGCGCACGCCGGGGACCGGATCGCCGACGGTCTGACGGTGGCGTGA
- a CDS encoding M23 family metallopeptidase, whose product MNDRHPSGTMTTPAPASDASAAHYAPYGAQGAAYGDFTTYGGYGATGFPDSSGGTFSTDPLFGSLPGEQSTGAYDTTQWQTAQTLNYDPYAAQHHAAYDSGVYDTTAWTVPAQATGNDISGQWDASAWLQPDQSGVADPTQQWEWGTQTFETGTYDATQWNSGGQAVPGQPEHRAEPFDQSATGAFEQVGGPQATAAFPQVSYDDQVPYADTAFGEPGSTGELPAVHDLLEDQEEVAPVPGPRAGSRSAARSRRRTPAKRSALLTVAVPSACVVGVAGIAAASVGALTGDGKDTTATASDAHVVKASAANSKLDSQLKTLSAGAHDFADRASRTQERLDLKNQQALQKKKAAAEAALKERLRPKFVLPVLQKGLSAYFGQAGVNWMSVHTGIDFPVSYGTTVMAATDGVVSTKWNSAYGNMLIVTAKDGTETWYCHLSSYRVPSGTSVKAGQPIAYSGNSGNSTGPHLHFEVRPAGGAAIDPLPWLRSHGLDPT is encoded by the coding sequence GTGAACGACCGTCACCCGTCGGGGACCATGACCACCCCGGCCCCGGCTTCCGACGCCTCCGCCGCGCACTACGCGCCGTACGGAGCTCAGGGAGCGGCCTACGGCGACTTCACCACCTACGGCGGCTACGGCGCCACCGGTTTTCCGGACAGCAGCGGCGGCACCTTCTCCACCGACCCGCTCTTCGGCAGCCTGCCCGGCGAGCAGAGCACCGGCGCGTACGACACCACGCAGTGGCAGACCGCCCAGACCCTGAACTACGACCCGTACGCGGCCCAGCACCATGCCGCCTACGACTCCGGCGTCTACGACACCACCGCCTGGACGGTCCCGGCCCAGGCGACGGGCAACGACATCAGCGGCCAGTGGGACGCGAGCGCCTGGCTGCAGCCCGACCAGTCCGGCGTCGCCGACCCGACCCAGCAGTGGGAGTGGGGCACCCAGACCTTCGAGACGGGCACGTACGACGCGACGCAGTGGAACTCCGGCGGCCAGGCCGTACCGGGGCAGCCCGAGCACCGTGCCGAACCGTTCGACCAGTCGGCCACCGGCGCCTTCGAGCAGGTCGGCGGCCCACAGGCGACCGCGGCCTTCCCGCAGGTGTCCTACGACGACCAGGTGCCGTACGCGGACACCGCCTTCGGCGAGCCGGGCTCCACCGGCGAACTTCCCGCCGTGCACGATCTGCTGGAGGACCAGGAAGAGGTCGCTCCGGTGCCGGGGCCCCGCGCCGGCTCACGCAGCGCCGCGCGTTCCCGCCGTCGTACGCCCGCCAAGCGCTCCGCGCTGCTGACCGTCGCCGTGCCCTCGGCCTGTGTGGTGGGGGTCGCCGGGATCGCCGCCGCCTCGGTCGGCGCGCTGACCGGCGACGGCAAGGACACCACCGCCACCGCCTCGGACGCGCACGTGGTCAAGGCGTCGGCCGCCAACAGCAAGCTGGACAGCCAGCTCAAGACCCTCTCCGCCGGCGCCCACGACTTCGCCGACCGGGCGAGCCGGACGCAGGAGCGGCTGGACCTCAAGAACCAGCAGGCACTTCAGAAGAAGAAGGCCGCCGCGGAGGCCGCGCTCAAGGAGCGGCTGCGCCCCAAGTTCGTGCTGCCGGTTCTGCAGAAGGGGCTCAGCGCCTACTTCGGCCAGGCCGGTGTGAACTGGATGTCGGTGCACACGGGCATCGACTTCCCGGTCTCGTACGGCACCACGGTGATGGCCGCGACCGACGGCGTCGTCTCCACCAAGTGGAACAGCGCCTACGGCAACATGTTGATCGTGACGGCGAAGGACGGCACGGAGACCTGGTACTGCCATCTGTCCAGCTACCGGGTCCCCTCCGGGACGTCCGTCAAGGCTGGCCAGCCGATCGCCTACTCCGGCAACTCCGGCAACTCCACGGGTCCGCACCTGCACTTCGAGGTACGGCCCGCGGGCGGTGCGGCGATAGACCCGCTGCCGTGGCTGCGGAGCCATGGCCTGGACCCGACATAA